A genomic window from Triticum urartu cultivar G1812 chromosome 7, Tu2.1, whole genome shotgun sequence includes:
- the LOC125518232 gene encoding uncharacterized protein LOC125518232, which produces MPTAAVGINQPSVVPRWCYGRHDGWASLVDRWLGDDAEFAAKSIKARANRGKDGTHGQGNRNHWGFKAMKEDKLKRPLSDIESWKLACERSHPKEGESQYYGKTE; this is translated from the exons ATGCCGACAGCAGCCGTCGGCATAAATCAGCCGTCG GTTGTTCCTCGTTGGTGCTATGGAAGGCATGATGGATGGGCGAGTTTGGTGGATAGGTGGCTCGGCGACGATGCAGAGTTTGCTGCCAAGAGCATCAAGGCCCGTGCTAACCGTGGAAAAGACGGGACACACGGCCAAGGAAACAGGAACCACTGGGGCTTCAAGGCCATGAAG GAGGACAAGTTGAAGAGGCCGCTCTCAGACATTGAGTCGTGGAAGCTGGCCTGCGAGCGGAGTCATCCCAAGGAGGGCGAGAGCCAGTACTACGGCAAGACCGAGTAG